A single region of the Etheostoma cragini isolate CJK2018 chromosome 3, CSU_Ecrag_1.0, whole genome shotgun sequence genome encodes:
- the LOC117941913 gene encoding extracellular calcium-sensing receptor-like, with amino-acid sequence MHKPGDVVLGGLFEVHYTSVFPERTYTSQPNQPSCQGFDPPGFRHAMTMAFAIDEINKNSTLLPNLTLGYSLYDNCATLAIGFSAAMSMASDQEERFLLQKNCLGAPPVLGIVGDPFSTFSIAISNVLGLFKLPIVSYFATCSCLSDRQRFPSFFRMIPSDAFQVRAMIQILKRFGWTWVGLLVSDDDYGLHAARSFQSDLALSGGGCLAYSEILPWGENPAEVKRIVEVMKKSTARVVIVFAHQIHMIQLMEEVVRQNVTTLQWIASEAWTLLDGLQTPAFMPYLRGTLGIAIRRGKIPGLRDFLLRINHVQHLNNSNDNIMVKQFWESTFQCRFPPLPAGWVEAGGGLCTGQEDLENVGTEYLDVSNLRPEYNIYKAVYALAYALDDMLRCVPGRGPFSGHSCATLQTLEPWQLVYYLEKVKFTTTFGDQVSFDENGDALPIYDIMNWLWLPDGKTKVQSVGVVKMLASKGEELTLDEDTIFWNFESKEPPRSVCSESCIPGTRMARKRGMPVCCFDCIPCSEGKISNETDSMECTRCPEDYWSSPQHDHCVPKKMEFLSYYDPLGICLTTASLLGTLICAVVLCIFTYHRSTPMVRANNSELSFLLLVSLKLCFLCSLLFIGRPKLWTCQLRHAAFGISFVLCVSCILVKTMVVLAVFKASKPGGGDSLKWFGVLQQRGTVLVLTSIQAAICTAWLVSASPAPYKNTQYHNDLIVYECVIGSTVGFAMLMGYIGLLAILSFLLAFLARNLPDNFNEAKLITFSMLIFCAVWVAFVPAYVNSPGKYADAVEVFAILASSFGLLVALFGPKCYILLLRPERNTKKAIMGRGTTKS; translated from the exons ATGCACAAGCCTGGCGATGTGGTCCTGGGTGGGCTGTTTGAGGTCCACTATACCTCTGTCTTCCCTGAGCGGACATATACGTCACAGCCAAATCAGCCCAGCTGCCAAGG CTTTGACCCTCCAGGGTTTAGGCATGCCATGACCATGGCCTTTGCTATTGATGAGATCAACAAAAACTCCACTCTGCTACCTAATCTGACTCTGGGATACAGTCTTTATGACAACTGTGCTACACTTGCTATTGGGTTCAGTGCTGCGATGTCAATGGCGAGTGATCAAGAAGAGCGGTTTCTGCTTCAGAAGAACTGTTTAGGGGCCCCTCCAGTCCTGGGGATTGTGGGCGATcccttttcaacattttctattGCAATCTCCAATGTTCTAGGTTTATTTAAACTGCCAATT GTGAGTTATTTTGCCACATGTTCCTGCCTGAGTGATAGGCAAAGGTTCCCATCCTTCTTTAGAATGATTCCAAGTGATGCTTTTCAG GTGCGTGCAATGATTCAGATTCTAAAACGCTTTGGCTGGACTTGGGTAGGTCTGCTGGTCAGTGATGATGACTATGGACTCCACGCTGCCCGGTCCTTTCAATCTGACCTGGCACTGTCCGGTGGAGGTTGTCTGGCCTACTCAGAGATTTTGCCCTGGGGTGAGAACCCAGCTGAAGTAAAGAGGATTGTGGAAGTGATGAAGAAATCCACAGCTCGTGTGGTCATCGTGTTTGCACACCAGATCCACATGATTCAACTCATGGAAGAG GTGGTGAGGCAGAATGTGACAACCCTTCAGTGGATTGCCAGTGAAGCTTGGACATTACTTGACGGACTCCAAACACCGGCCTTCATGCCATACCTGCGTGGCACACTGGGCATCGCTATCCGTCGTGGAAAAATACCAGGACTCAGGGACTTCCTGTTAAGGATTAATCATGTCCAACACCTCAACAACAGCAATGATAATATCATG GTGAAGCAGTTTTGGGAATCCACATTTCAGTGTAGATTTCCACCACTACCAGCAGGTTGGGTGGAGGCTGGGGGAGGACTATGCACTGGACAGGAAGATCTAGAAAATGTGGGGACTGAGTATTTGGATGTTTCTAATCTCAGGCCTGAGTACAATATTTACAAGGCTGTCTATGCCCTGGCGTACGCCCTCGATGACATGCTGCGCTGTGTCCCAGGGAGAGGGCCTTTCAGCGGGCACAGCTGTGCTACTTTGCAAACACTGGAGCCATGGCAG CTTGTGTATTATTTGGAAAAGGTCAAGTTCACCACAACATTTGGTGATCAAGTATCATTTGATGAAAATGGGGATGCCTTACCAATATATGATATCATGAACTGGCTGTGGCTCCCTGATGGAAAAACTAAAGTTCAGAGTGTTGGCGTTGTTAAAATGTTGGCCTCCAAAGGTGAAGAACTCACACTTGATGAAGACACAATCTTCTGGAACTTTGAATCCAAAGAG CCACCCAGGTCAGTGTGCAGTGAGAGCTGCATCCCAGGTACCCGTATGGCCAGGAAGAGGGGAATGCCTGTGTGCTGTTTTGACTGCATTCCTTGTTCTGAGGGAAAGATCAGCAATGAAACGG ACTCTATGGAGTGCACTCGTTGTCCAGAGGACTATTGGTCCAGCCCCCAGCATGACCACTGTGTTCCTAAGAAGATGGAATTCCTCTCCTACTACGATCCTCTGGGTATCTGTTTGACCACAGCATCATTGCTGGGCACATTAATCTGTGCTGTTGTCCTCTGCATCTTCACCTATCATCGCAGTACACCCATGGTACGCGCCAACAATTCAGAACTGAGTTTCCTGCTTTTGGTGTCACTCAAGCTATGTTTCCTGTGTTCCCTGCTGTTTATCGGCCGTCCCAAACTGTGGACATGCCAGCTGAGACATGCAGCATTTGGTATCAGCTTTGTGCTTTGTGTCTCATGCATCCTGGTAAAAACCATGGTGGTTCTGGCTGTGTTTAAGGCCTCCAAGCCAGGAGGTGGAGACAGTCTCAAGTGGTTTGGTGTTTTGCAGCAGAGAGGGACAGTTCTGGTTCTTACTTCTATTCAGGCAGCAATCTGCACCGCTTGGCTTGTCTCTGCCTCACCAGCTCCTTATAAAAACACTCAATACCACAATGACCTGATAGTTTATGAGTGTGTAATTGGATCCACAGTTGGTTTTGCAATGTTAATGGGCTATATTGGGTTACTGGCTATCCTTAGCTTCCTCTTAGCTTTCCTGGCGAGGAATCTTCCAGACAACTTCAATGAGGCCAAACTAATCACTTTTAGCATGCTGATCTTCTGTGCTGTGTGGGTGGCCTTTGTCCCGGCCTATGTCAACTCTCCAGGAAAATATGCAGATGCAGTGGAGGTATTTGCCATCCTGGCCTCCAGTTTTGGCCTTTTGGTGGCACTGTTTGGACCCAAATGTTACATACTACTGCTGAGACCAGAgaggaacacaaaaaaagctatCATGGGTCGAGGCACCACCAAGTCATAA